A stretch of DNA from Candidatus Neomarinimicrobiota bacterium:
ACGAGAGCAAACCCATGGAAGGAAAACGATTAATAAGTAAAGGGGGGCTCGCTTCGGCGATCGCCCTTCTGGTGACACTCTCTCTGTCCCCGTTCACTTTAACCCAGACCGTGGAAACTCAGGACGAGTTGCGTCAGGAGTCACTCCCCGTTGACCCTATGATGGGTCGAATCGTGTTTGAGGAAAAACAGTGTATCGACTGTCACGCCATCGATGGTTTCGGAGGCGAGGTGGGTCCGGATCTGGGTCGGGAACGGTTCTTTGGCAGTTTTTACAACCTGACCGCAAGGCTCTGGAACCATGCCCCGCAAATGACGATCCAGGCCGACTTCAGAGAAAAGGAATGGCCCACTTTGACGACGGAAGAGATGGAGCAATTGATCAGCTATCTGTTCTATCTCCGTTACCTGGGAGAACCGGGAAACGTCTCCGAAGGAAAGGAACTCCTCAGAGAGAAGAACTGCCTTAAATGCCACCGCGTTGGCCGTGAAGGGGCGTCAGACGGCATCGAACTTGATCGGCTTCAGGAGTACGCCTCTCCCCTCTACGTCGCCCAGGTCATCTGGAATCACGGTCCCGAGATGCAGGAGCGGATGGCAGCCATGGGAATTGAGAGGCCAATGTTCGGCGACAGGGACATCACAGACATCAGCGCGTACCTGAGGGAGTTAAGCCGGGAAGAATCGAGAAGAAGGCAATACATGTCCCCAGGAAACCCGAAAGCCGGGGCCGCGGTGTTCAAGGAGAAAGGGTGTTCTCATTGCCACGCCACCCGGCCGGACCAGGCGTCGGAAGGGGTCTCGCTGGGTGATATGGATCTGCACAGGAGCGTAACCGACATTGCCGGGACCATGTGGAATCACGGAAATATCATGCGGAATGCGATGAAGAGCAGAAAGGTGAAATGGCCCACGTTCCAAGGGTCCGAGATGGCAGACTTAATCGCCTACCTCTACTTTTATGATTACCAGAACGTTTCACCAGGCGATCCCAAGAGAGGGGGGTGGGTATTTGAGAAAAAATCGTGTGCGACGTGTCATGCTCCGGGACAGCCCCATGCCTTTGCGGGGAGTATCTTTCTTGCCACGCCAACCGATCTGGTGAGGACCATGTGGAACCATGTGCCCTATATGCACGAACTCATCGTGACGAAGGATATCGAGTGGCCGAAGCTGACAGAAGAAGACCTGCGTCATCTGTACAGCTATCTTCTCCACTTGACTCCGGGGGAATAAACCCGGGGGAAGGCGTTACTCCGTCTCGATCCTCTTGATATAGATGTAAAGAATGACAGATAAGAACGTGATGAAGAACGTGGAAATTCCCAGCCAGACCCTCCGGTTTTTGTGTTCAACGATAGCTTCTTCACCTTTGCCCAGAGCAACAAGAGCCAGCTCGATTCCCGGTTCGGCGGTAGCTTGAACCTCCCCTGCATCAAATGTATGGATCATCGTCCTGGACCGGATCAGGGCATCGGTGGCAGTCTGGATGTCAAATAGTGCATCGCTCACGTTCATTCCCCTGTTTTCCGCCTCGGAAACCTTGCGCTCGGCCTCGGAGATAGTCTCCTTCAATCTCATCAAGGCCGTGTACATCAACTGCGATTCTGCATAGCCGGAATCTCCCGGTCGATGACACCTGATGCAGACCCCCCCCTCCGCCACAGACACCTTTTCATCCGAGGGATGAAGTATGCGGTGGTTGTTATGACAGACCTCGCATCCGTGGAGACCCCTGATTTCGAAGATCTGGCTCATCTTGGTCTTACGGAACAGATCATAATTATTCGCATGGCACATGCCACAAACCATTTTGATGGATCCGACATCTGGAGGCATGGCTCCGTGATTCCCGTGGCAGTCGTTGCAGGTGGGGGAAGAAAAGTCTCCACGTTCCAACACAGCAATGCCATGCACACTCTCCGCATAATCGTCATAGACTGACGTGGGCAGTCCAAACTGATCCATCAGCGGCTTGAAGCCGTGACATTCCGCACA
This window harbors:
- a CDS encoding cytochrome c3 family protein, translated to MKRISIVTALILGILGADDPVVNKCLDCHLELEEELAAPAELFSQDIHFRLGFSCADCHGGDATTEDFDEAKSVEAGFIGVPEKIDVPGICGRCHDDPAVMRKFNPNIPVDQTEKYWTSQHGKSLKKGITSVATCSSCHGIHGIFPKNDSRSRVYPGNVAATCAECHGFKPLMDQFGLPTSVYDDYAESVHGIAVLERGDFSSPTCNDCHGNHGAMPPDVGSIKMVCGMCHANNYDLFRKTKMSQIFEIRGLHGCEVCHNNHRILHPSDEKVSVAEGGVCIRCHRPGDSGYAESQLMYTALMRLKETISEAERKVSEAENRGMNVSDALFDIQTATDALIRSRTMIHTFDAGEVQATAEPGIELALVALGKGEEAIVEHKNRRVWLGISTFFITFLSVILYIYIKRIETE
- a CDS encoding cytochrome c, which gives rise to MEGKRLISKGGLASAIALLVTLSLSPFTLTQTVETQDELRQESLPVDPMMGRIVFEEKQCIDCHAIDGFGGEVGPDLGRERFFGSFYNLTARLWNHAPQMTIQADFREKEWPTLTTEEMEQLISYLFYLRYLGEPGNVSEGKELLREKNCLKCHRVGREGASDGIELDRLQEYASPLYVAQVIWNHGPEMQERMAAMGIERPMFGDRDITDISAYLRELSREESRRRQYMSPGNPKAGAAVFKEKGCSHCHATRPDQASEGVSLGDMDLHRSVTDIAGTMWNHGNIMRNAMKSRKVKWPTFQGSEMADLIAYLYFYDYQNVSPGDPKRGGWVFEKKSCATCHAPGQPHAFAGSIFLATPTDLVRTMWNHVPYMHELIVTKDIEWPKLTEEDLRHLYSYLLHLTPGE